The following proteins come from a genomic window of Deltaproteobacteria bacterium:
- a CDS encoding sigma-70 family RNA polymerase sigma factor codes for MLENDKHTTTDTEATPAAPTATITPAPTRSVGARESLAAYFGDIAAIPTLAHPEQLKLSREFQEATRAFHETMYWLPWTARRAISEWRARKDTGRATRRLSEGFGTGDPKVGVRLDEAMTALERVEKKRAALLPSATAKERARLDAKATELLREADFAFSNLRIFHSDLVELETRLRRAEQARKRLRAHRSAPPSNCQRVSMSELNKTIAEVEAAVGLDAREFHVRMDRVAAGYEAMIAPKNRFVFHNLKLVIAVAKEFRGMGLAFQDLIQEGNTGLIRAVEKFDWRRGFRFSTYAVWWIRQALIRSIQNHSRTIRIPSHHHDALRWLNETRTKLYQELGREGTPEEVAEAMEMPLEKIQELQSLEIQPLSLDAEMGDESSRRRRSLQDLVEDADAVQAGEGMDEGRLFGLTRESLDVLDERERRILVWRFGLDGGTEHTLQEIGEKLGLSRERARQLEARALSKIRASGAGVRMRRYAHERDIAPESGGGAVAR; via the coding sequence ATGCTGGAAAACGACAAGCACACGACGACCGACACCGAGGCGACCCCGGCGGCGCCTACGGCGACGATCACGCCGGCTCCGACCCGCAGCGTTGGCGCGCGTGAGTCGCTGGCGGCGTACTTCGGCGACATCGCCGCGATTCCGACCCTCGCGCACCCGGAGCAGCTGAAGCTCTCGCGCGAGTTCCAAGAGGCGACCCGCGCCTTCCACGAGACCATGTACTGGCTCCCGTGGACCGCTCGGCGCGCGATCTCCGAGTGGCGTGCGCGCAAGGACACGGGGCGCGCCACGCGCCGGCTGTCCGAGGGCTTCGGCACCGGCGACCCGAAGGTCGGCGTGCGGCTCGACGAGGCGATGACGGCGCTCGAGCGCGTGGAGAAGAAACGCGCGGCGCTGCTGCCCTCCGCGACGGCGAAGGAGCGCGCGCGGCTCGACGCGAAGGCGACCGAGCTGCTGCGCGAGGCGGACTTCGCGTTCTCGAATCTGCGCATCTTCCACAGCGATCTGGTCGAGCTCGAGACGCGGCTGCGCCGCGCGGAGCAGGCGCGTAAGCGTTTGCGCGCGCATCGCAGCGCGCCGCCGTCGAACTGCCAGCGCGTGTCGATGAGCGAGCTCAACAAGACGATCGCCGAGGTCGAGGCCGCAGTCGGGCTCGATGCGCGCGAGTTCCACGTGCGCATGGACCGTGTGGCCGCGGGCTACGAGGCGATGATCGCGCCGAAGAACCGCTTCGTGTTCCACAACCTGAAGCTCGTGATCGCGGTGGCCAAGGAGTTCCGCGGCATGGGTCTCGCCTTCCAGGATCTGATCCAGGAAGGGAACACGGGCCTGATTCGCGCAGTCGAGAAGTTCGACTGGCGGCGCGGCTTCAGGTTCTCGACGTACGCGGTGTGGTGGATCCGGCAGGCGCTGATCCGCTCGATCCAGAACCATTCGCGCACGATCCGCATCCCGAGCCATCACCACGACGCACTGCGCTGGCTGAACGAGACACGCACCAAGCTCTACCAGGAGCTCGGGCGCGAAGGGACGCCGGAGGAAGTGGCCGAGGCGATGGAGATGCCGCTCGAGAAGATCCAGGAGCTGCAGTCGCTCGAGATCCAGCCGCTGAGCCTCGACGCCGAGATGGGCGACGAGTCTTCTCGCCGCCGCCGCTCGCTCCAGGATCTGGTGGAGGATGCGGACGCCGTGCAGGCGGGCGAGGGGATGGACGAGGGCCGGCTGTTCGGCCTCACGCGCGAAAGCCTCGACGTTCTCGACGAGCGCGAGCGCCGCATCCTCGTGTGGCGCTTCGGGCTCGACGGCGGGACGGAGCACACGCTGCAGGAGATCGGCGAGAAGCTCGGGCTCTCTCGCGAACGCGCGCGCCAGCTCGAGGCGCGGGCGCTCTCGAAGATTCGCGCGAGCGGCGCCGGCGTGCGCATGCGCCGCTACGCGCACGAGCGCGACATCGCGCCCGAGTCCGGAGGAGGCGCGGTCGCGCGCTGA
- a CDS encoding cytochrome P450 has product MVVSYDPYSDEVMRDPHPTYARLRAESPVHYLEKYDTWALARFADVYAATLDAECFSARGGTAPGQVLRRDPAPHTFMTMDLPQHRMHRGLISARYGRGAVAKLEPSVRAVARELLAPHAERGELDVYAWANRAAIWIGADLLGLARHDAEQLRVWIDGFFQRERGQAGPRAENFAFAGRVSQRLGEIVAARRARRSAGHDHLSAWIAARVDGRALTDEEIVANLYSMLVVATETVPAAVANTAALLARHPDTRRRVLADPSRIPAAWAESLRVDQPTNLLGRRVIRDRLLGGQRLREGQGVLLLWASATRDEAEFPRADAFDPVRRPPRSLSFGHGIHKCLGENLANLEGQVLLEELLAVAGEYEVRWEQAERMYGEFLCGYRQLPVAFRAGAVR; this is encoded by the coding sequence GTGGTCGTCTCCTACGACCCTTACAGCGATGAGGTGATGCGCGACCCGCATCCAACCTACGCACGGCTGCGCGCCGAGAGTCCGGTCCACTATCTCGAGAAGTACGACACCTGGGCGCTCGCGCGCTTCGCAGACGTCTACGCCGCGACGCTCGATGCGGAGTGCTTCAGCGCGCGCGGCGGCACCGCGCCGGGGCAAGTGCTGCGCCGCGATCCGGCGCCGCACACGTTCATGACGATGGACCTGCCCCAGCACCGCATGCACCGCGGGCTGATCTCGGCGCGCTACGGGCGCGGCGCCGTCGCGAAGCTCGAGCCGAGCGTGCGCGCGGTCGCGCGCGAGCTGCTCGCGCCGCACGCGGAGCGCGGCGAGCTCGACGTCTACGCGTGGGCGAACCGCGCCGCGATCTGGATCGGCGCGGACTTGTTGGGGCTCGCGCGCCACGACGCGGAGCAGCTGCGCGTGTGGATCGACGGCTTCTTCCAGCGCGAGCGCGGTCAGGCGGGCCCGAGGGCGGAGAATTTCGCGTTCGCGGGCCGCGTCTCGCAGCGCCTCGGCGAGATCGTGGCCGCTCGGCGCGCGCGCCGGAGTGCAGGACACGACCACCTCAGCGCCTGGATCGCGGCGCGCGTTGACGGCCGCGCCCTCACGGACGAGGAGATCGTCGCGAACCTCTACTCGATGCTCGTGGTGGCGACCGAGACGGTGCCGGCGGCGGTCGCGAACACCGCGGCGCTGCTGGCGCGGCACCCGGACACGCGGCGCCGGGTGCTCGCGGACCCCAGCCGGATCCCCGCCGCGTGGGCCGAGTCCCTGCGCGTCGACCAGCCCACGAATCTGCTCGGCCGGCGCGTGATCCGAGACCGCCTGCTGGGCGGGCAGCGGCTCCGGGAGGGGCAGGGGGTGCTGCTGCTTTGGGCCTCGGCGACGCGGGACGAGGCCGAGTTCCCCCGGGCCGACGCGTTCGACCCGGTGCGCCGCCCGCCTCGTTCGCTCTCGTTCGGGCACGGCATCCACAAGTGCCTGGGTGAGAACCTCGCCAACCTCGAGGGCCAGGTGCTGCTCGAGGAGCTGCTCGCCGTCGCGGGCGAGTACGAGGTCCGCTGGGAGCAGGCGGAGCGCATGTACGGAGAATTTCTTTGCGGATACCGGCAGTTGCCGGTTGCCTTCCGCGCGGGCGCAGTTAGGTAG
- a CDS encoding VOC family protein: MTAKLAKAAFDVGTVTTNVAQMLAFYSGALGFAKIEEIPFPGVGVLHRLKVGEAFFKLMAPEKAPAASAPAGGLLGATGFRYVTFAVTNLDETVEACRAFGAKIVSPTRALRPGVRMAMVADPDGNTVELLGA; encoded by the coding sequence ATGACCGCGAAGCTCGCGAAGGCCGCATTCGACGTGGGGACGGTGACGACGAACGTCGCGCAGATGCTCGCCTTCTATTCCGGCGCGCTCGGGTTCGCGAAAATCGAAGAGATTCCGTTTCCGGGAGTCGGCGTGCTGCATCGCCTCAAAGTGGGCGAGGCGTTCTTCAAGCTGATGGCGCCCGAGAAGGCGCCCGCCGCAAGCGCGCCCGCCGGCGGACTCCTCGGCGCGACGGGCTTTCGGTACGTGACGTTCGCCGTCACCAATCTCGACGAGACGGTCGAGGCGTGCCGCGCCTTCGGCGCGAAGATCGTCTCACCGACGCGCGCACTGCGGCCGGGCGTCCGGATGGCGATGGTCGCGGACCCGGATGGCAATACGGTCGAGCTGCTCGGCGCCTGA
- a CDS encoding Gfo/Idh/MocA family oxidoreductase, translating into MQKIGLALVGCGAIAEWHRLALASVPQLEVRAVVDTVRERAEAMAKKTGAAAFTSLEAAFAAGGVEAADVMVPHHLHERVALEVLGAGKHLLLEKPMATSLDACERILAAARASGRVFMVGENAQYWPDVLVAKRLIDEGAIGEVVTAHVHLFSPAMPEFHGDGSWRLSREQMGGGVALDTGSHFMRPLRMWVGEIEEVVAAMERPLARMEGESLCRALFRFRSGVVANFCLLIASGALAPQDTFRITGTKGEIAIAAGVRLFDGSDPRGKSVKADLPEAMANVPAGYMASYAGELLDFARAIREGKALDAGPEVAVGELRVALAMERSAQTKRWERVWD; encoded by the coding sequence ATGCAGAAGATCGGACTCGCGCTCGTCGGCTGCGGAGCGATCGCGGAGTGGCATCGCCTCGCGCTCGCGAGCGTGCCGCAGCTCGAAGTGCGCGCGGTCGTCGACACCGTGCGCGAGCGCGCGGAGGCGATGGCGAAGAAGACCGGCGCCGCCGCGTTCACATCGCTCGAGGCCGCGTTCGCGGCAGGAGGCGTCGAGGCCGCGGACGTGATGGTTCCGCATCACCTCCACGAACGCGTGGCGCTCGAGGTGTTAGGCGCGGGCAAGCACCTCCTACTCGAGAAGCCGATGGCGACGAGCCTCGACGCGTGCGAGCGCATCCTCGCGGCCGCGCGCGCGAGTGGGCGCGTCTTCATGGTGGGCGAGAACGCGCAGTACTGGCCCGACGTGCTCGTGGCGAAGCGGCTGATCGACGAGGGCGCGATCGGCGAGGTTGTTACGGCCCACGTGCATCTCTTCTCGCCCGCGATGCCCGAGTTCCACGGCGACGGCAGCTGGCGGCTCTCGCGCGAGCAGATGGGCGGCGGCGTCGCGCTCGACACGGGCTCGCACTTCATGCGCCCGCTGCGCATGTGGGTCGGCGAGATCGAGGAGGTGGTCGCCGCGATGGAGCGACCTCTCGCGCGCATGGAGGGCGAGTCGCTGTGCCGCGCCCTTTTCCGCTTCCGCAGCGGCGTGGTCGCGAACTTCTGCCTGTTGATCGCGAGCGGCGCGCTCGCGCCGCAGGACACCTTCCGCATCACGGGCACGAAGGGCGAGATCGCGATCGCCGCCGGCGTGCGCCTGTTCGACGGCAGCGACCCGCGCGGCAAGTCCGTGAAGGCCGACCTGCCCGAGGCGATGGCGAACGTGCCCGCGGGCTACATGGCCTCTTACGCCGGCGAGCTGCTCGACTTCGCGCGGGCGATCCGCGAGGGCAAGGCGCTCGACGCCGGCCCCGAGGTGGCAGTGGGCGAGCTGCGCGTCGCCCTCGCGATGGAGCGCTCGGCGCAGACCAAGCGTTGGGAGAGAGTCTGGGATTGA
- a CDS encoding MFS transporter, translating to MVGVGETYVPAFALALGFGPVVAALVTTLPMFLGSLPQLAAPFGVVHAQSYRRWVVTCARLQAACFLPLVASALGAPLGVVGLFAVMSAYWGFSLATGPAWNAWVETLVPLEIRARFFAARTRWANVALFASLLVASLVLYGAIGTPRALPLFAALFAVAAAARFLSASALARQSERPGLSQGHTPLSPLATLRLLRGRPEARLLLAMLGLTLGTYLAAPFFTPYMLGPIGLDYTEFTIVTATVFVARIAVLQLLGRYASRIGVSRILAWSSVAIAPLPALWLVSHEIWWLLLAQVLSGAAWGAYEYATLLTFFERIDARSRASVLSLYNAANAAAMTLGTLLGAAAFGGFAGSAGNYTLVMAVSALARFAAVPFLRHAPETPAPAEPVAEDALSVQPGAGAVATPVLATIPELEKREAQP from the coding sequence ATGGTCGGCGTCGGAGAGACGTACGTGCCCGCGTTCGCTCTCGCGCTCGGCTTCGGGCCGGTGGTGGCGGCGCTGGTCACCACGCTGCCGATGTTCCTCGGGTCGCTGCCGCAGCTCGCTGCGCCGTTCGGCGTCGTGCACGCGCAGAGCTATCGCCGCTGGGTGGTGACGTGCGCGCGGCTGCAGGCCGCGTGCTTCCTTCCGCTCGTCGCCTCCGCGCTCGGCGCGCCGCTCGGCGTAGTCGGCCTGTTCGCGGTGATGTCGGCTTATTGGGGATTTTCACTGGCCACGGGGCCCGCGTGGAACGCGTGGGTCGAGACGCTCGTGCCGCTCGAGATCCGCGCGCGTTTCTTCGCGGCGCGCACGCGCTGGGCGAACGTCGCGCTGTTCGCCTCGCTGCTCGTCGCGAGCCTCGTGCTCTACGGCGCGATCGGAACGCCGCGTGCGCTGCCGCTCTTCGCGGCGCTGTTCGCAGTCGCCGCGGCCGCGCGCTTTCTCTCCGCGAGCGCGCTCGCGCGGCAGAGCGAGCGGCCGGGCCTCTCGCAGGGGCACACGCCCCTCTCGCCGCTCGCCACGCTGCGCCTCCTGCGCGGCCGCCCCGAAGCGCGCCTCCTGCTCGCGATGCTCGGCCTCACGCTCGGCACCTACCTCGCGGCGCCTTTCTTCACTCCCTACATGCTCGGGCCGATCGGCCTCGACTACACCGAGTTCACGATCGTCACTGCCACCGTGTTCGTGGCGCGCATCGCGGTGCTGCAGCTGTTAGGGCGCTACGCATCGCGCATCGGCGTCTCGCGCATTCTCGCCTGGAGCTCGGTTGCGATCGCACCGCTGCCTGCGCTGTGGCTCGTCTCCCACGAGATCTGGTGGCTGCTGCTCGCGCAGGTGCTCTCGGGCGCGGCCTGGGGCGCCTACGAGTACGCCACGCTGCTCACCTTCTTCGAGCGCATCGACGCGCGCTCGCGCGCGAGCGTGCTCTCGCTCTACAACGCGGCGAACGCCGCCGCGATGACGCTCGGCACGCTGCTGGGCGCTGCGGCTTTCGGCGGTTTCGCGGGCAGCGCCGGCAACTACACGCTCGTGATGGCCGTCTCCGCGCTCGCGCGCTTCGCGGCGGTGCCGTTCCTGCGTCACGCGCCGGAGACGCCGGCGCCGGCAGAGCCCGTCGCGGAGGATGCGCTCAGCGTGCAGCCGGGCGCCGGCGCGGTGGCGACGCCGGTGCTCGCGACGATCCCGGAGCTCGAGAAGCGCGAGGCGCAGCCGTAA
- a CDS encoding NAAT family transporter: protein MDFSWTEQARFAVALIAIVDPLAAIPLFLGLTSGFSVAERKKTARVTALAVFGVLAGAALAGEAILGAFGTSLPAFRVGGGVVLLLMAVSMLNAEPDRTRHTPEEDLASTTKESVAVVPLGVPLLAGPGAISAVILQMNSGDGPAHVALVLGVIALLALACWLALRNAERIGRLVGPIGMNVVIRLFGLVLAAIGVEFIAAGIKELFPGLA from the coding sequence ATGGATTTTTCTTGGACGGAACAGGCGCGTTTTGCGGTGGCGCTGATTGCGATCGTGGATCCGTTGGCGGCGATTCCGCTATTCTTGGGGCTCACTTCGGGATTCAGCGTGGCGGAGCGGAAGAAGACGGCGCGGGTGACGGCGCTGGCGGTGTTCGGGGTGCTCGCGGGCGCGGCGCTCGCGGGGGAAGCGATTCTCGGCGCGTTCGGGACGAGCCTGCCGGCGTTTCGCGTGGGCGGCGGCGTGGTGTTGTTACTGATGGCGGTGTCGATGCTGAACGCCGAGCCGGATCGCACGCGGCATACGCCCGAGGAAGACCTCGCGTCGACGACCAAGGAGAGCGTCGCGGTGGTGCCGCTCGGCGTGCCGCTGCTCGCGGGGCCCGGCGCGATCAGCGCGGTGATCCTGCAGATGAACAGCGGCGACGGCCCCGCGCACGTCGCGCTCGTGCTCGGCGTGATCGCGCTGCTCGCGCTCGCGTGCTGGCTGGCGCTGCGCAACGCCGAGCGCATCGGGCGCCTCGTCGGCCCGATCGGCATGAACGTCGTGATCCGCCTGTTCGGTCTCGTGCTGGCTGCGATCGGCGTCGAGTTCATCGCCGCCGGGATCAAAGAGCTGTTCCCCGGGCTCGCGTGA